In Streptosporangiales bacterium, the genomic stretch GTCGGCACGCTCGCCGCGCGCTGGCACCGGCCGAGCGACGTCGTGGCCGCCTGCTGCGTCGTGGGACTGTGGGCGGCGCTCGTCGGGGCGTTCGCCGTCGCGAAGAAGGTGCCGCGCCGCACCGCACGCGACTCCGCCGGTCGCGTCGTCCCGCTCCTCGCCGTGGTCGGGGTGCTGCTGCTCGCCGCCGGCGCCGGCTGTCTCGCCCTGACCTGGCTGACCGGTCCCGGCGACCTCGGCCGTACCGAGCACTTCGTCGCGTACGCCGGCGGCGCCGCGGGGATCGCCGGGGCGTGCGCCGTGGTGATGGCCGGGGTGCTCGCGTTCGCGCCCTGGCTGGCGCCGGAACCTGCCCGCCCAGCGGCGAAGACCCAGGCGCGCCGCGACCGGGTCGCCGGCTGACGGGCGCCCACGCTTCGCCGTGTCGGCAGTCATTTCCTCCAACGACTTCGCTGGCCTGTTGTGACCAGTTCCAATGATTGCGTCGTCAACTGCTTGACCTAGGGCGAGTTGGTGCGACACTCACATGGGACACATTCTGGTCACGCTCGGAGGCGAACTTGAGTGAGGCCGAGGCGCCGAGAGCCGGCCGGACCCTGCACCCCCGGCTCCACCTGGACGAGTTGCTGCGCCAGCTCCAGGACCAGATCGACGCTGTCGTCTCCGCCCGCGACCGGATGCACCAGCTGCTCGAGGCCGTCGTGTCGGTCGGCAGCAACCTCGACCTCAGGGACGTCCTCGACCGCATCGTGACCGCGGCGGTCGAGCTCGTCGACGCCCGCTACGGCGCACTCGGCGTGCTCGACGACACCGGCGAGAGGCTGACCGAGTTCAGGTACCGCGGTGTCGAGCGCGCGGAGGCGGACGGCATCGGCCACCTGCCGTCGGGCCTGGGCATCCTGGGCGTCCTGATCAAGCATCCGCATCCGCTGCGGCTCGGCGACCTCGCCGAGCACCCCGACTCGTACGGGTTCCCCGAGAACCATCCCCCGATGCGCACCTTCCTGGGCGTACCCATCAGGGTCAGGGGCACGGTGTTCGGCAACCTCTACCTCACGGAGAAGCGGGGCGACCGCGAGTTCGACGAGGCCGACGAGAGCATCCTCGAGGCGCTGGCCGCCGCGGCGGGCATCGCCGTCGAGAACGCGCGGCTGTACGAGGCCGCGCAGCTCGGCGAGAGATGGCGGATCGCCTCGTCCGAGGTCGTGTCGGCGCTGCTGTCCGGCACCAACACGGTCGAGGTGCTCGAGCTGGTGGCGGAGCGCGCGCGGGAGCTCGCGGACGCCGTGCAGGCCAACGTGCTGCTGCCCGCGGATCGCGACTCCACGCTGCGGATCGTCGCGGCGGCGGGCGAGGACGCGCCGCTGCTGACCGGCATCACGGTATCGATGGACGACGGCCGCGCCGGCGCCGTGTACGAGTCCGGCGTGCCCGAGTCGTGGGGCACGTACGACTCGGCACCCGTCCGGCGGCTGGCCGAGATCGTCACCATCGGCCCGCGCCTGGTGGTGCCACTCGGGGAGACCGGCCAGACCCGTGGGGTTCTCGTGACGTACAACCGGCCCGGCGTCCCGTTCTCGCCACTGGTGCTGGAGACGCTGAACGCGTTCGCCGAGCAGGCGGCGGTCGCCATCGAGCTGTTCGAACGCCGCCGCGACGCCGAGATGCTGTCGGTGTACGAGGACCGCGACCGGATCGCGCGCAACCTGCACGACCTGGTGATCCAGCGGCTGTTCGCGACCGGCATGGGGATCGAGAGCGCGAGCAGGCTCGTCGGCGTCGACCCGGTGACCGCCGCCGAGCGGCTGGGCAGAGCGGTCGACGACATCGACCACACGATCCGCGAGATCAGGTCGACGATCTTCGCCCTGCAGAACCCCGCGACGACCGAGCGACGGCTGCGTTCCCGCATCCTCGACGTAGTGGCGGAGTCGACCCCGGCGCTCGGCTTCGAGCCCTCGGTGCGGTTCGACGGGCTCGTCGACACGATGGTCCCCGACGACGTGAGCCAGCACCTGCTCGCCGTGCTGCGCGAGGCTCTGGCCAACGTCGCGAAGCACGCGCGCGCAGGCTCGGCCTCGGTGCACGTCGTGGTCGACAAGGATGTGCGGCTGGAGATCCGCGACGACGGCGTCGGGCTGGCGCCTGAGGGCAGGCGCAGTGGTCTCACGAACCTCGAGGCACGCGCCCGCATGCTCGAGGGGTCGTTCACCGCGGTCGCAGAGCCACCGGGCACCGTGCTGCGCTGGCGCGCCCCGGTCGCGGCACACTGACGGCGCCCCGTTCCTCACCCGAACACGTTGCTGGGTGGTTGCCGGAGAGGACCGGCAACCACCCAGCACCCCCGTGTCCCCGCTACTACAGGCCGCTTGACGCCCCCAAGACGATCGGCCTTGCGTCAATTGGACGTCACCCGGACCGGCGACGCAGAGAGCACTAGGTCATTTCTCGGGGGGACCTTGGTCCCCGGCTCCGGGGCCCCGGTCGATCCGCAGCCGCGTCGCCAAGATCGCGGCCTGGGTCCTGCGCTGGAGCCCGAGCTTGGTGAAGATGCTCGAGATGTAGTTCTTCACGGTCTTCTCGGCGAGGAAGAGCCGGTGTCCGATGGCGCGGTTGGTGAGTCCCTCGCCGATCAGCTCGAGCACCTGGCGCTCCTGCTTGGTGAGCCGCTCGAGCGGGTCACGGTGCGCGGCGTCGGCTCGCAGCCGGTCGAGCAGCCGTGCCGTAGCGGTGGGGTCGAGGAGCGACCGCCCGCCGGCGACCGTGCGGACGGCGTCGACGATGCCGGTGCCCCGCACCTCCTTCAGCAGGTAGCCGGCTGCGCCGGCGAGCACCGCCTGGAGCAGCGCCTCGTCGTCGGCGAACGAGGTGAGCATGAGGCACACGAGGCTCGGCGCCTGGTTGCGGAGCTCGCGGCAGACGGTCACGCCGTCGCCGTCGGGCAGCCGCACGTCGAGGATCGCGACGTGCGGGCGGGTGGCCACCGCGCCGGCGATCGCCTCCGCCGCCGTGCCGGCTTCGCCGACCACCTCGATGTCGGGCTGGTCGGAGAGCATGGCGCGGATGCCCTGCCGCACGACCTCGTGGTCGTCGAGCAGGTAGACGCGGATGGGGGCTTCCTGCACACCGCAACCGTACCGGCGGGCGTCCGACCGGGCCAGGGACCAACGTCTCGTGCGCCTGACACCGATCGCCGGGCGACTGCTTGGCAGACGACACGCTGAGCGGGGACCTTCGCCCCTGGGCAGGTGCGATCCAGCACGCCAGCGTGGTCGGCAACGGTCACCAAGGGGGCAGATATGCAGGATTCGCCCGGGCTCCTGTGCCTTGAGCCCGCGGAATGCTTGCGTCTGCTCGACACTGTCAGGATCGGTCGCATCGTCTACACCGATCGTGCCCTGCCCGCGGTGCTGCCCGTGACGTTCGTCGTGCGCGGTGGCGACCTGATGATCCGCACCGGTCCCGAACGCAGGCTCGCCGCGGCCACCGACACCGTGGTCGCGTTCGAGGCCGACGAGTTCGACGACGCCGGCCGGCGCGGCTGGAGCGTCACCGCCGTGGGACGCGCGATCGCGGTGACCGACCCGGCGGAACGCGCGGAGATATCAGCCCTGCCGCTGCCCGCCTGGGCTCCCGCGGCGCAGAGCACGTACCTCAGGATCGAGATCGAGCTGCTGAACGGTCACCGCATCGAGAGCATCGAGGCACCGGAGACCGCGCCGTGCACCGACGGCACCGGCCCCGCGGCGGAGCCCTCCTGACCCGGGCCTGCTCCCTCAGTGGGGGCGGGGGACGGCGACCACGTCGTACGGGGTCGTCGGTTCCGGTGGGGTGGTGAAGCGCGCGTTGGGCAGGTAGAGGCGGCCGCCGAACGAGGCCACCGTCGTCGGGACGTCGAAGCGCGGGTCGGTGACGCGGCGGTCGACCCGAGCAGTGGTGCCGTGGTGGTCCAGGCGAAGCACGGCGATCTGGTTGGCGCGGTTCTGCACCGCGTACAGGGTGTGTCCGTGGCGGAGGAGCCCGTCGCCCATGAGCAGCGACTCGCCGCCGAGGTCCACCGCCCTCGTCCGGCCGGTCCTCGGGTCGACCCGGAACAGCAGGCCGGTGTTGGACTGGACGATCAGCAGCCCGCGTCCGTCCGGGGTGGTGACGATGCCGTTGGCGTTGACCACGTCGGGCGCGTACGCGATGTCACCGGACAGCGGGAGGCGGTCGACCTCGGCGGGACGCGGCAGCCGACCGTGGCGGCCGAGAGGGAGCCGGTACAGGACCGGGTTGGTCGAGTCGGTGAACCACGCGGCGTCACGGGTGAGCACCACGTCGTTGACGAAGCTCGCTCCGGTCGCGAGCCGGTAGCTCGCCAGCAGCCGCCCGCTGCGGCCGTCGATCACCCGGGCGTCACCGCCGGAGCCGCCGGCCACGAAGAGGCGGCCGCGGGGGTCGGTCTTCATGCCGAGCGACGGCGTGCCGGGACCGTCGGCGATCACCGTGCCGCGGCCGGTGACGAGGCTGGCGCGGTAGACGGAGCCGTCGGCGCGGGAGCCGAAGTAGGCGACGGGGCCCGGGCCGATCGCGATGCCCTCGGGCTGGAAGCCGTCGGGGAGCGGGAACGTGGCGGGGAACGTCCGCCCGTGCGCGGTCCGTTCACGATCCCCGTCGTCGAGGGTCGACGCCCCCACCGACCCGACAGGTACGGTCGCCAGCGCGAGGCCGGCGACGACGGCGCTGAACAGTCTCTTCGTCCGCATGAGTGTCTCCTCGAAGAGCGGGTTCACCTCAAGGTACGGAGAACGGCGCCTGCCGGTTCAGCCGAGGCGGGAGGTGACGCGCTCAGTGGGCGATCCAGCCGCCGTCGACACGCAGTGTCGTGCCCGTGACGTAGCGGGACGCGTCGCTCGCCAGGTAGACCACCGCGCCGCCGAGCTCCGCGGGGGTGCCGATCCTGCCCTGCGGGATCTCGCCCAGGATCCGCTCGCCCCACCTGCTCGCCACGAGGCCGGACGACAGGTCGGTGTCGAAGTAGCCGGGCGCGAGCGCGTTGACGCGGACGCCGCGGTCGGCCCACTCGACGGCCAGCACGCGGGTGAGGGCCTCGAGCGCGCCCTTGCTCGCGGCGTACGCGGCGATCCTGGGGAACCCCGCTGTGCCGTGCACCGAGGTGATGTTGACGATGCTGCCGCCGCCGGTGGGGAGCATCAGCCGCCCGGCGGCGCGGCAGCAGTAGAAGGCGCCGTCGAGGTTGACGTCGAGCACGTCGGACCACTCGTCGTCGGTGACCTGTTCGGTGCGCGTGAACGTCGGGCTGATGCCCGCGCAGTTGACGAGGACGTCGAGACGGCCGTACGCCTCGACCACGCGGTCGGCGGCGCCGTCGACGGTGGCCGCGTCGGCGACCGAGCCGGGGAGCGTGAGCACCTCGTGGTCGTCCGCGGCGAGCTCCTTCGCGAGCGACTCGAGGTCGGCGACCGTACGCGAGGTGACGGCGATCGTCGCACCGGCCGTGGCCAGGGCGGTCGCCATCGCACGGCCGAGACCCTTGCCGGCCCCGGTGACCCACGCGACCTTGCCGGTCAGGTCGAAGTCGCTCGGGATGCTCGTCACGGCTGGCCGACCTCCTCGGCGTCGGCGTCCACCGTACGGTACGCCCGCGCGCCCGCTTCGTCGCTCGCCTCCGGCAGGTGCCGCGGGGACCGGCGCCGTGCTGCTCTCGGCGTCGCGGCCCCTACCTGCGGCTCGTTCCTCAGCTCCTGCGCTCACGTGTCCGCAGCTCCCGCTTGAGCACCTTGCCGGTCGGCGTGCGCGGAAGCTTCTCCACGAACGTGAACGCGGCCGGCGCCTTGAACCTCGCCAGCCGCGCCGTGCAGAACTCGCGGAGCACGGCGGCGTCGGCGAGCGCTCCGTCGCGCAGTACCACGAACGCCTGCGGCACCTCGCCCCACCGCGCGTGCGGCATGCCGACGACGGCGGCCTCGACGACGTCGTCGTGCTCGTAAAGCACGCGCTCGACCTCGGGGGTGGCGATGTTCTCGCCGCCGGAGACGATCATGTCCTTCTTGCGGTCCTCGACGTAGAGGTAGCCGTCGTCGTCAAGCCGACCGACGTCGCCGGTGTGGAACCAGCCGCCGCGCAACGCCGCGGCCGTGGCGGCCTCGTCGCGCCAGTAGCCGGAGAACACCTTCGGCCCGCGCAGCGTGATCTCGCCGAGCTGTCCCGGCGGCAGCTCGTGGCCGTCGTCGTCGACCACGCGCACCTCCAGGTGGATGACGGGACGGCCCACCGATCCCACCTTCGAGAGCACGTGCTCCGGATCGTTGAACGTGTCACCGGAGACGGTCTCGGTGAGGCCGTACGCGTCGGAGAACCAGGCGTTCGGGAAGGCGCGGATGATCCGTTCGACGAGGGGCTCAGGCATCTTCTCGCCGCCGCCGATGACGAACCTGATCGACGAGGTGTCGAAGTCCGCGAGGTCGGGCACGTGCAGGATCGCGTTCATCATCGCCGGCGCCAGCCAGACGTTCGTGGGACGTTCCGCCGTGATCAGCTCCAGCGCACCGCGCGCCTCGAACTTGCGCTGGATCACGAGCGTGCCGCCGGCCTGCAGGGTGGCGATGCCCGGCAGGTCGAGCCCGCCGACGTGGTACAGCGGGCCGCAGACGAGGGTGACGTCGGTGGAGGTGATGCCGAACTCCACGAGGTGGCCGAAGTTCTTCCACAGCACGTTGCCGTGGCTGACGCAGACACCCTTGGGACGCGATGTCGTGCCCGAGGTGTACATCAGCCGCTGCAGGTCGTGCTCGCCGACCGGCTCGGCGGGGACGAACGCGTCGGGGTGCGCGGCGACGACGCCCTCGTACGCCGTCCAGCCGGACGGCGCGTCCTCGCCCAGCAGGATCCTGTGCCGCAGCGCGGGAAGTGCGGGCGTGACGAGGTCGATGTCGGACCGGAATGCGTCCTCGGTGACGATCGCGACCG encodes the following:
- a CDS encoding superoxide dismutase produces the protein MRTKRLFSAVVAGLALATVPVGSVGASTLDDGDRERTAHGRTFPATFPLPDGFQPEGIAIGPGPVAYFGSRADGSVYRASLVTGRGTVIADGPGTPSLGMKTDPRGRLFVAGGSGGDARVIDGRSGRLLASYRLATGASFVNDVVLTRDAAWFTDSTNPVLYRLPLGRHGRLPRPAEVDRLPLSGDIAYAPDVVNANGIVTTPDGRGLLIVQSNTGLLFRVDPRTGRTRAVDLGGESLLMGDGLLRHGHTLYAVQNRANQIAVLRLDHHGTTARVDRRVTDPRFDVPTTVASFGGRLYLPNARFTTPPEPTTPYDVVAVPRPH
- a CDS encoding response regulator; amino-acid sequence: MGVRRTRRWSLARSDARRYGCGVQEAPIRVYLLDDHEVVRQGIRAMLSDQPDIEVVGEAGTAAEAIAGAVATRPHVAILDVRLPDGDGVTVCRELRNQAPSLVCLMLTSFADDEALLQAVLAGAAGYLLKEVRGTGIVDAVRTVAGGRSLLDPTATARLLDRLRADAAHRDPLERLTKQERQVLELIGEGLTNRAIGHRLFLAEKTVKNYISSIFTKLGLQRRTQAAILATRLRIDRGPGAGDQGPPEK
- a CDS encoding glucose 1-dehydrogenase, translating into MTSIPSDFDLTGKVAWVTGAGKGLGRAMATALATAGATIAVTSRTVADLESLAKELAADDHEVLTLPGSVADAATVDGAADRVVEAYGRLDVLVNCAGISPTFTRTEQVTDDEWSDVLDVNLDGAFYCCRAAGRLMLPTGGGSIVNITSVHGTAGFPRIAAYAASKGALEALTRVLAVEWADRGVRVNALAPGYFDTDLSSGLVASRWGERILGEIPQGRIGTPAELGGAVVYLASDASRYVTGTTLRVDGGWIAH
- a CDS encoding GAF domain-containing protein, with the protein product MHQLLEAVVSVGSNLDLRDVLDRIVTAAVELVDARYGALGVLDDTGERLTEFRYRGVERAEADGIGHLPSGLGILGVLIKHPHPLRLGDLAEHPDSYGFPENHPPMRTFLGVPIRVRGTVFGNLYLTEKRGDREFDEADESILEALAAAAGIAVENARLYEAAQLGERWRIASSEVVSALLSGTNTVEVLELVAERARELADAVQANVLLPADRDSTLRIVAAAGEDAPLLTGITVSMDDGRAGAVYESGVPESWGTYDSAPVRRLAEIVTIGPRLVVPLGETGQTRGVLVTYNRPGVPFSPLVLETLNAFAEQAAVAIELFERRRDAEMLSVYEDRDRIARNLHDLVIQRLFATGMGIESASRLVGVDPVTAAERLGRAVDDIDHTIREIRSTIFALQNPATTERRLRSRILDVVAESTPALGFEPSVRFDGLVDTMVPDDVSQHLLAVLREALANVAKHARAGSASVHVVVDKDVRLEIRDDGVGLAPEGRRSGLTNLEARARMLEGSFTAVAEPPGTVLRWRAPVAAH
- a CDS encoding pyridoxamine 5'-phosphate oxidase family protein codes for the protein MQDSPGLLCLEPAECLRLLDTVRIGRIVYTDRALPAVLPVTFVVRGGDLMIRTGPERRLAAATDTVVAFEADEFDDAGRRGWSVTAVGRAIAVTDPAERAEISALPLPAWAPAAQSTYLRIEIELLNGHRIESIEAPETAPCTDGTGPAAEPS
- a CDS encoding long-chain-fatty-acid--CoA ligase — protein: MYNLATMLDHNLGRYPDAIALRQDGRLVTNRELHARVCSLAAALRERGVGRGDVVAILAYNHIEFLETVFAVNRLGAAFLPLNYRLAPPEWQYILDHGRAVAIVTEDAFRSDIDLVTPALPALRHRILLGEDAPSGWTAYEGVVAAHPDAFVPAEPVGEHDLQRLMYTSGTTSRPKGVCVSHGNVLWKNFGHLVEFGITSTDVTLVCGPLYHVGGLDLPGIATLQAGGTLVIQRKFEARGALELITAERPTNVWLAPAMMNAILHVPDLADFDTSSIRFVIGGGEKMPEPLVERIIRAFPNAWFSDAYGLTETVSGDTFNDPEHVLSKVGSVGRPVIHLEVRVVDDDGHELPPGQLGEITLRGPKVFSGYWRDEAATAAALRGGWFHTGDVGRLDDDGYLYVEDRKKDMIVSGGENIATPEVERVLYEHDDVVEAAVVGMPHARWGEVPQAFVVLRDGALADAAVLREFCTARLARFKAPAAFTFVEKLPRTPTGKVLKRELRTRERRS